Proteins encoded in a region of the Psychromicrobium lacuslunae genome:
- a CDS encoding NUDIX hydrolase — protein sequence MTAFDDLRDFATRAAGGEVTAMRDEIRDLTIDPRQARQAAVLILFGSDSRGKDADPEDCDVLLVERAATLEDHPGQIGFPGGGVESQDLSHQAAALREAVEETGLDPAGVQILGDLPQTGLPVSNFMVTPVLAWWDAPSPVFAVDLAESARVFRAPLKDLLNPELRRTSTVTRGSNTFRSPAFLVEDAVVWGFTGGILNKLFDELGWTQAWDHSLEMPAPL from the coding sequence ATGACCGCTTTTGACGACCTCCGGGACTTCGCCACACGCGCCGCCGGCGGTGAGGTGACGGCGATGCGGGATGAGATCCGTGACCTCACCATCGATCCACGGCAGGCTCGGCAGGCTGCCGTGCTAATCCTGTTCGGCAGTGATAGTCGAGGCAAGGACGCCGATCCCGAGGACTGTGATGTGCTGCTGGTGGAGCGAGCAGCTACTTTGGAGGATCATCCCGGTCAGATTGGCTTTCCCGGTGGCGGAGTGGAGTCGCAGGATCTCAGCCATCAAGCTGCCGCGCTCCGGGAGGCCGTCGAAGAAACCGGGCTGGACCCTGCCGGGGTGCAGATACTCGGAGACCTACCGCAGACCGGGCTGCCGGTGAGTAACTTCATGGTGACCCCGGTATTGGCCTGGTGGGACGCGCCCTCGCCGGTATTCGCCGTCGACCTGGCTGAATCTGCCCGAGTGTTCCGAGCACCGCTGAAGGATTTACTCAATCCGGAATTACGCCGCACCTCAACGGTTACTCGGGGCTCCAATACCTTTCGTAGCCCGGCTTTCTTAGTCGAGGATGCGGTGGTTTGGGGATTCACCGGCGGTATCTTGAACAAGCTCTTCGACGAGTTGGGCTGGACCCAGGCCTGGGATCACAGCCTAGAGATGCCTGCACCGCTGTAG